A window of Lentibacillus sp. Marseille-P4043 contains these coding sequences:
- a CDS encoding glycosyltransferase: protein MVINMNVGGTEKALLNMIAEMPETKFDITVLMLEEYGGFLHEVPSRVNVVFAQEYPKIKDLLNKPTKTMIIKLFKEGKAVKAMKIFLVYFLSKMANNRSIFFKYILKKEPPINDHYDIAVAYAGPMDFISYFVINKIKARKKIQWIHFDITKIGFNKAYAKRLYQKFDNIYVVSKEGKAKCVQVLPELSGKIDVFSNRYSPDLVVRRAEEGPGFVDNFKGIRILTVGRLSKEKGQDLAIPVLAMLKEQGYDVRWYCIGDGNAREEYEQLIKEYGLENDFLLLGAKTNPYPFMKQCNIYVQPSRHEGYCITLSEVKCFHKPIVSTEFTGVYEHITHGETGLVVNFNKEDMYDAIKRFMQDLHIDLIAETVGDRK from the coding sequence ATGGTTATTAATATGAATGTAGGTGGAACAGAAAAAGCATTGCTGAATATGATCGCGGAAATGCCAGAAACCAAGTTTGATATAACCGTTTTAATGTTAGAGGAATATGGAGGATTTTTGCATGAAGTCCCAAGTAGAGTAAATGTGGTGTTTGCTCAGGAATATCCTAAAATAAAAGACCTTTTAAATAAACCAACCAAAACCATGATAATAAAGCTTTTTAAAGAAGGTAAAGCGGTAAAGGCGATGAAAATATTCCTGGTTTATTTTCTGTCAAAAATGGCGAATAACAGGAGTATTTTCTTTAAATATATATTGAAAAAGGAACCTCCTATTAATGATCACTATGATATTGCTGTAGCTTATGCGGGCCCGATGGACTTCATAAGCTATTTTGTTATTAACAAAATCAAGGCTAGAAAGAAGATTCAATGGATTCATTTTGATATTACTAAAATAGGATTTAATAAGGCATACGCTAAAAGACTCTATCAAAAGTTTGACAATATATATGTTGTATCGAAAGAAGGGAAGGCCAAATGTGTTCAAGTATTACCGGAATTAAGTGGGAAAATAGATGTTTTTTCTAATCGATATTCTCCAGACCTGGTAGTAAGGAGGGCGGAAGAAGGGCCGGGATTTGTAGACAACTTTAAGGGGATAAGAATCCTTACGGTTGGTCGGCTTAGCAAAGAAAAAGGTCAGGATTTAGCTATACCTGTGCTAGCTATGTTAAAAGAGCAGGGGTATGATGTCAGATGGTATTGTATTGGTGATGGAAATGCTAGAGAAGAATATGAACAACTTATTAAAGAATATGGTCTCGAAAATGACTTTTTGCTATTAGGCGCTAAAACAAACCCATATCCTTTCATGAAACAGTGCAATATATATGTTCAACCGTCACGACATGAAGGATATTGCATAACCCTTTCAGAAGTTAAATGCTTCCATAAGCCAATCGTAAGCACAGAATTTACAGGCGTTTATGAGCACATTACACATGGTGAAACAGGGTTAGTCGTGAACTTTAATAAAGAGGATATGTACGATGCGATTAAACGATTCATGCAGGATTTACATATAGATTTGATTGCTGAAACGGTGGGGGATCGTAAATGA
- a CDS encoding glycosyltransferase, producing MKKKILFMVTTMDVGGVEKSLLSLLSVLPKAKYDVTVLFLDKQGDLLQAIPDWVKVEEVNWYENVWANIITPPPQILRNYLDGKNYIKAFSFGFTYFLSRELNNRYLYYKHIFKRVPKNPTKYDIAIAFQGPTDMIDYYIAYKVDAKQKISWIHFDVSEHYIDKNLYERLYKSFDKIFVVSNEARKQLIAKIPELEGKTEVLMNIVSKRFITKMANETVEFDESYQGIRIVTVGRLAMEKGQDIAIKTLSRLRKDGYDVKWYCIGDGEHRGKYKDVINEFNLNSEFILLGSKLNPYPYIAQSDIYVQPSRHDGYCIALAEAKCLNKPIVATNFIGAYEQIINGENGWIVSTSQDALYKKIKFLIDHPNQQAKLIENLSKTEIDTTSEVDKLINYIKV from the coding sequence ATGAAGAAAAAAATATTGTTTATGGTAACAACGATGGATGTTGGTGGAGTAGAGAAGTCCTTGCTTTCCTTGCTCTCTGTATTGCCGAAAGCAAAGTATGACGTAACGGTTTTGTTCCTGGATAAACAAGGGGATTTATTACAGGCCATCCCAGACTGGGTAAAGGTAGAGGAAGTTAACTGGTATGAAAATGTATGGGCCAACATTATAACGCCGCCACCACAGATCCTTCGAAATTATCTCGATGGAAAAAACTATATCAAAGCGTTTTCCTTTGGATTCACCTATTTTCTATCAAGAGAATTGAATAATAGATATCTATATTATAAACATATCTTTAAGCGTGTACCTAAGAACCCAACTAAATATGATATTGCAATTGCATTTCAAGGCCCGACAGACATGATCGATTATTATATTGCGTATAAAGTAGATGCAAAGCAGAAAATTTCCTGGATTCATTTTGATGTATCGGAGCACTATATTGACAAGAATCTGTATGAACGGTTATACAAAAGTTTTGATAAAATATTTGTTGTTTCAAATGAAGCCAGAAAACAATTGATAGCAAAAATTCCCGAATTAGAAGGAAAAACTGAGGTATTAATGAATATTGTTTCTAAAAGGTTCATAACTAAGATGGCAAATGAGACTGTTGAATTTGATGAAAGCTACCAGGGTATTCGCATTGTAACGGTAGGAAGACTTGCGATGGAAAAAGGGCAAGACATTGCTATAAAGACCTTATCGAGGCTCCGTAAAGATGGATATGACGTAAAGTGGTATTGTATCGGTGATGGAGAGCATAGGGGGAAATATAAAGATGTAATTAATGAGTTTAATTTAAACAGTGAATTCATTTTATTAGGATCTAAATTAAATCCATATCCATATATAGCACAGTCTGATATTTATGTGCAGCCATCACGACATGATGGGTATTGTATAGCATTGGCTGAAGCTAAATGTTTAAATAAGCCAATTGTTGCTACAAATTTTATTGGAGCATATGAACAAATTATAAACGGAGAGAATGGTTGGATCGTAAGTACATCACAAGATGCATTGTATAAGAAAATAAAATTTCTCATCGATCACCCAAATCAACAAGCTAAACTTATAGAGAATTTATCAAAAACTGAAATTGACACAACTTCAGAGGTAGATAAGTTAATTAATTATATAAAGGTGTGA